CAAGAGACATTATCAGCAATATCCCTATCGTTTTTTTCTTCATTTTAAAATACCTCATCGTATATGCAATTAAAGAAAATATTAGAAATAATATTGATTGAGATGTCCAATATTTTCTTATTAATATTTTTTCTTTAATTGTTTTATAAAGATTATGATGATTAATGGGCAAAAACTACAAAATCAGTTATTATTTTCCAATATAACAGAACGTTAGTTCTTATTTTTCACTAACAGAACGTTCGTTTTCTATATCATTTAATAACTATAAAATATAAATTGTTCAATGTATGAATACAAAACAGTTAATTTTAGAAAATACTTTAAAATTAATGATAGAAAAACAAGACTCTCTCATTTCTATTAGAGAAATAAGTGCATCCTCCGGAATTGCAATTGGTGGAATATATCACTATTTTTCAAACAAAGAAGAGATATATAAAGAAATTACTGAAAGATACTATATAAACTATTACAAAATCAATATAGATGAACTCCGGAAGATAAAGGGAAATGCAAAAGAGAAACTCCACGACGTCATGGCTGAAATTTTTAAGCAAAAAGAAACCGGAATCAAGATTGAAACGATTGATGATGAAATAGACTACAGAATCATATTGGCGATTTTGACTGCAAATGGATTTGCTCATGAAAATTTTCAGGATTTATGCCAAATCCTCCTAAACGAATTGAAGGAATTATTCACAGAAATTATTAATGAAGGTCAAAAAAACAGGGAAATCCGACAAGACCTACCAACCGAAGACCTTGTAGAGTCATTAATTATCATGTACATGGGAATTGAATATAAATGGGAGCTGTATCTAATTGATGATATGATTTCAACCTTTGAAGATAATTTTAATTTGCAATGGGAAAAGATAAGATTCAGAGAATAATTAATTAACTATTAAAAACATTGTGTGGTTAGATGAACACTAAAGATTTGATTCTTGAAAAAACACTAAAATTAATATTAGATAAAGGCACAATCGACATTTCAATTAGTGAAATTCGAAATTGCACTGGGCTGACAACCGGAGGCATATATTATCATTTTTCAGATAAAAATGACATATTTGAAGCAATTATGCAAAAGTATATGGTGGATTATATTAAAATCGATTTTGATAAAATCCATCTTGAAGGTTCCACAAAGGACAGAATCCATGATGCATTGCTTTATATTTTACATCACTTCATAAACGGTAGGGAAATTGAAAGCATAAATGAAAAAATCAATTATAGAAGCGTATTTATGCTTTTAACCTCAACAGGATATGCCAATGATGATGTTAGAAGAGTAATTTCACAAACAGGAAATGATATTGGAATATTTTTAACCGACCTTGTCGAAGATGGTAAAATGCAAAATGAAATCAGAAAAGATTTTTCAAGTAAAAACATTGCCGAATCATTGTATATCATGTATATGGGAATTCAATGCGTTTGGTTAGATTTCCCAAGTGCGGATATTGATCTCATTTTTGAGAAAAACTTTGAAATGGCATGGCAGGCCATCGAATACCAGTGAAAAACTATTTTAAATTTAATAAAACAAGAAAAAAAATAATTAAAATTCATGACATATTAAGAGTAACCCACCTTCTGTTTAACAGGTTATTAATTAATTATTTGCCTAAATTACTACTTTTTCTGACAAATATTTAGATACAGAAAACTAAATATTATTTTCCATGTTAATGATTAACTGCTCCGTGCCGTCATTTAATTGCATAATCAAATCATTTAAATAATACTTAAACTGACTAATTACTTCTGCTTCTTCATTCCAATGAGTATTTTCATACTTCCTTACTTCCACCTATTTTTCATAGCCTACACCTACATCAAAGTATTTCGCTTGTATCTCTTCTTGCAACTGTTGGAGCTGATGATAACTAAAAAGTAAGTCATTAATTTTATAATCCAATAATTAAAACTGTGCCTTATCTCATGCCATCTTCATTGCCAAAAATGTATTCAATACACAATGTTCATAAGTATTAAGCCCATCATACGACTTTAAAAAAAGAAAATAATAACTATTTAACTTAAATAGTTATCAAATTTCAAGTAGATATTTTCTTCCAAATTAGCAAGTCTGGATTTGACTTTTAATTTTCTGAATAACAATTCCCGTATCCAGTCAATTAAAGAACATGCAACAAATATTCCCACACCAACAAGAATTATGCCAATAATCATGGAAATTGGATCCATATTTGCTAAAAATGCGAATTTTTTGGCCAAGACATACTTGTCAACTATCATATTATCATGTATCAGGTAAACACCGAAACAAACTGGAGCGAAGAATTTAATCATGGATATTGAAAATGATTTGGTAATTTTAATATTTTTAAAGACACAGAATAATGCAATACCACCTATAAAGTATAATGGAGACAAATAACAATTAAATGAATATAATCCAAATCCAGTTTCTATTAAACCTAAAGACTCCGAAATATATCTTATTGACCAAGATATTAAAGAACAAACAATTTGAACCACCCCACCCTAAAGAGGGTGGGGATTCCTGAATTTTTTTCACTTAATAATGGTTAATTTAAGTATTTTCAGGCTAATCCCCGTTGAACCAGCGGTTTAGAATATTAATTGCTGCGTTTATGTCTCTATCAAGTATTTTTCCGCATTTTGGACATTTCCAGTTGCGTGTTTTGACTTTTAACTCTTTGTTTATGTGTCCGCAGTGG
The window above is part of the uncultured Methanobrevibacter sp. genome. Proteins encoded here:
- a CDS encoding TetR/AcrR family transcriptional regulator is translated as MNTKQLILENTLKLMIEKQDSLISIREISASSGIAIGGIYHYFSNKEEIYKEITERYYINYYKINIDELRKIKGNAKEKLHDVMAEIFKQKETGIKIETIDDEIDYRIILAILTANGFAHENFQDLCQILLNELKELFTEIINEGQKNREIRQDLPTEDLVESLIIMYMGIEYKWELYLIDDMISTFEDNFNLQWEKIRFRE
- a CDS encoding TetR/AcrR family transcriptional regulator is translated as MNTKDLILEKTLKLILDKGTIDISISEIRNCTGLTTGGIYYHFSDKNDIFEAIMQKYMVDYIKIDFDKIHLEGSTKDRIHDALLYILHHFINGREIESINEKINYRSVFMLLTSTGYANDDVRRVISQTGNDIGIFLTDLVEDGKMQNEIRKDFSSKNIAESLYIMYMGIQCVWLDFPSADIDLIFEKNFEMAWQAIEYQ